The stretch of DNA CCTTACTGATAGCTGACTCGAtcataaaggaagaaaactcGGAAAGCAGCAACCTGTGCTCAACTTCTTCCTCACTGTTACTGTGTGACCCAGAGAGGGCAACACATCCAACTACACGCAGCCCTccttaaacatttcagaaaaggtGCTGCACCACGTAGGATCGGCTGGTCTCTACAGTGTAACGACTAATCCGCACATGAAACATGTACGACCCGTGTAGGGTCGCACCGACCACCCCCACCCTGACACACGTGCAAAAGTTTGTGAAGTGTGTATGTTTTGCTGTTAGAATTGTTTTCACAACTctatacaaatacaaatacataggAGCTACATATCTGACGTTACCACCCTGTATCCTTAATTTTACGAGCTGGTTAGCTTCTACAGAGTTCTCTTCCGCTGAGTACATACGCTGTGCCAAtgggtttcctttttaaaaaaaattagaattggaCTTAGAACAGACTAaatttaaaaggttttctttgtaaaaataacaatagGAAGCCAATTACATTACCTGAATATAGGAAACCacttttaaaacctaaaaaacCAATACCTTTGTTGCTCACACTCACCTGACGCAAAAGCTTCATATCCCTCAGGACAAAGGCAATGTAGAAGAGTGAGGCAAAGCAGTTTAGAAAGTTGAACTGCCAAACAAAGACGCCAATGTTTAGTATCACTTTACAGCACTTCATAGTTACAACCATACACACGGCATTTAAAAATGGACCGAGGGGCTTCCAGTCCGGATAAGATGGCAGGCTTGTTCCTCCCTACTCCTCCTCAGTATGCACGTCCACACCTCTGGAGATAACCAAGAGGCGACCAGAGGAGGACTCGGAGGAAGGGAACTGGCCCAGGACCTCGGGACTGAGGAACAACACAGCACTAGTGCATCTTACGTGCCTGTTTCGACCATGTTCTCACAAAAGAGGGAGAGCCAGGcccacctttccccacctccaacctGGTAACCCAGGCCGCCCAGGTGGGTTCATTCCCCGCTCACCCCCCTTAGAATCTTAACAACAGGGGATGAACCCAGCAGAACTGATCAGGACCCCCACTAACAGTAAGCTGCCAGGGGTTAgctcccctgccctccaccctgcaggGCCTGACACCCCCCTGCCCAGGGGAGATTGCTAGGATGGCTAGGCAGCACCAGCAAGAAGgagcccctccacccccccaacacAAGCAGCCCAGCCCCTGAGCCTCTGGGCGCCCACGGACCTGAGACACCTTGTTCCCACACCTGCCCTTGTTCAGACACAGTTCTGGGCTGGGGATTCCACGGTAACAAGTATCACTTCTTCAAGTAGTTCCTCTGCTCAAGAATCTGCAGCTACCCCCTGCCCGCAcctctctgcctcccagccccaggctggctgcttcctgtttagcagcaccccttcTGAGACGGAAGGTCGCTACAGAGTGTAACTGTAAGTGCCTCCTTAGTGAGGGAATGGGGGTCACTGGAGAGAGTGCGCAGTAAGGTCAACACAgctgccagggaggggcaggagtgtTGTTACAGTAGAAGGTGAACGTCGACAGCCTGGGAAAGCGGGAAAGGCTCTCTCCACTAGACTGAAAAGGGAGACCTAGGGAACACAAGCAGATTCTAACGTGTGACGCTTCACAAGGCAGCCACCCGACGTTGCATCTGAAATGTCAGAGTCCCACAAAAAACTGAATTCTTCTACACAGGCAGAATGTTTTACCTCTAAGGGCAAAGCCTCCGTATTAAAATCAATCTGAATGATGCTGTTAATGCATTACAGGTTCCCTGCTTTCTTACACAGAGAACACAGAACGTAACTTCCTTGCCTACTCAgcataagtatttttaatatcaGTTACTTCCTGGGGCTGGAGTGAGGCCCTCGGAGCTGTTCTGGATACGTGCGGCCATGTGCCCCTTTTCTAGTGTCCAAACTGCTAAAACTGCTGAATTATTGGCACCTATTATGACAGGTTTTCTATTTCCAAGCCTGCTCTTGCTTCTGTAAATCTGCCTACTTTCAGAAACCCAAACGCCTTCCCAGTGGTGATTTCTGATCTTTTAAGCCCTGCAACACCAGATAAATACACTTCTCAAAGTGATCCCCACAGCTAGAACAAAGACTCTTTCAGAgcaggggcctgggccctggctcGGGAGTAAAGTACACAAACTGTATGAAATCGATTACAGTTGAAAGTTCAGAGGACTCCTCACACACCCGTCTGGGTCCTCAGTGACGTCACAGACGGCCCACGTGAGCTCCCGGTAAGTGAGGTGCTTTCAAGCCTGCACTTCTTCCCTATTTAtaataatggtggaaagaggcAGAATGCATGAGCTTTTACACAAACGGCAACCAAGTTACCCAATGCCTTCTGTccacctctctcctcccatcCAGCAAAACCTGCGGGGAACCTCTTGAACTCTAAAAATgtcttcaccaaaattaaaaaaaaataatttaatgttctATCACTGAATGGATTGTCAGGAACTGGAGGGATTGTTGGAGGGTGAAACACTCAGAGAAGTCACCAACaacagaagaacagaaacaagacTATAAAGTGGTTAATTAgctttttacataaatatagatttacatacataaatacttagtatttatttacataaatactAATTTCTACGTTTGAAGTCTTAAACCACATGCAGTTATACTAAAAGACTATTGAATATAAATGTAGACACACCTATTAAACAATCTTTGTCCACTTGCACAAAATACACTAACCATCTGATAAATAAGCACATCTTCATATTTATATTCCTGAATATTAAATGGTATGCCTTAATTCTATCATTAAAGTGAACTTGCATTTAAAAACTCTACTTACCACTAAAACTTTCAAAATTAGATGATTCTGGTAGGCAGACTCCAATCTGTGGTTCTCTGCAATATTAAAAAGGACAGGTGATTTCCCTCGGGTAAGAAAGCAAGAGGGAGGGAGCACTGTGGGGAGGGGAGCgagcctggggctgcaggctgAGAGGCGACGTCCACCGGCACAGCCTCAGTCACAGACATGCCAGGCTGTGAGCTGTGGCTGCTGCTCACCACCAAGGGCATTGGACAGGGACGAAACTAAGACTAGGACACGTACCTGGGGGCACTGCAATATCACCGAGTCTGAcgttatttttaaagtcttactGTTACAGAGAAATAGAGGATGTGTTGACAAATGGTCCCCCGAAAGAGACCCTGGGTGAGTGGTGATGGTAAAACTGATAGCAACCTCTAAAGAGCAGGTTTTCTGAACAGGCGGCCTGAAAGGCTTGAGTAAAAGGGAAACTCAAATTTCCATCCTCGGCTGCCAGGAGGAGACGCCGTGCAGGGGCCAGAACAGCGGGACgaaagaacaaaaaggaagatGCTGCTGAGAAGTGTCACCCTTGCACAGAGAGGCAGTGTTAGGCTGACCTGGATTTGAAACCCAGCTCAGCTGCTCAGCCACTGTCTGACCCGGGCAGGTCACTTAACCTCCTGACCCTCAGCCTCCTCACCTACAAAACCCTCCTCCCCTGTCAGGGTCACTGTCAGGGTTAGAAATCATACAAAACCTTAGCCAGTGCCAGCAAAGTAAAGCACTCACAGAATGGAGGCTGTTTTTGTTCAATGACtaataaaaacaacttaaaatatcTCTGTGGTCCAGGAAGGTAAGGCCTAGACTTCTCCCAGGGGATAATAacatatttgttcatttgtctgaatgaataaataaattaaagagtGAATGGCCTATTGAGACTGTTTTTAAACTACAGCCAACTTCCTCTTTTACTGCAGACGCAAAAATGAATGCCCGTCTCCACGGAGCTCCGTGGCCATCCTCAGGGCCCGGCACCACTAGACAAGCGGTTTCGGACACTCAGACATAGTTCATTCGGCCAGAGTTTCAGGTAGATAGTTCAGTCTGTTTGACTGTCAGCATGAAACACAGCCTTACAGTATTGGGAGCACAGGGTTAGAACAGAGGGGCGTGGAGGAGCCTGGCTCTACCATGTGCTGCCCCAACCTTGTGAAATCTCAGTGTCTTTATCCATAAAATGGtgaaatgtgtctatttcacaGTGTCCAGAGGAGGGGAAAATGAGATACACGGATACAGTGCTTAGCAGGGTACCTAGAACATAGCAACTGGCAATAAACGAGAGTTGTGATGGCCATGATTGGGGGATCATCGGAGCTCACCGAGCCCATGAACTTGTCCTTGTTCAGAGCGCCAACTATCCGCTTTGCAAGGTAGCAGCTACATGAATCCTGTGGGGTAAGCAATATTTCTTATAGACAGATAAGAGGAAAACAGCATCAAGTCTTACCCCAGGAAGTTAGAAACTCGGCAGCGTATCGATAGAGGCGGTTCATGACCTCAATCACGATGGCGTAGATGATGCTGGGCACGTACAACAAGACACTGGTCCACTCGGACCCACTGTTCTCGTGGAGATCCAAGGCCCAGGTCTCCATGTCGAAGTAAATCATCATGATGTACAGGGAGAAGTAGAGACAGAGGCACACGAAGGGCAGAGAGACCAGGTAGATGCGCAGCTGTCTCTTGTAGCTGGGGTAGAGGGGTTCCTCCCGGCCCGTGACGGCATTGATGCCCAGGACCCCGTGGTACCCTGGCCGGGGCTCCTCAAACTGCCTCTTCATGACCAGCGTCCCCCACCTGTAGGTCATGTTGGCACAGCCGCGCTTCCACACTTCCAGGATCACTGTGGACCAGATCAGGTTGAATGAGGCGAAGATCACGTACTTGTCGTAGTCTTCCCACACAAACATGTAGTAAGGGAGCCCGATGACCGCCATGGGGATTAAGGCAAAGGTGAAGTACTCCAAAAACCCGAAGTAGAGAGCGATCGTCTCCCCAAAGTAGCCACGGATACTGTCtgtaacaaaagagaaaaagaaagaccttACGTACACACCACTGAGGACTTTCTTATCATTTCAAGCAAGCCGAGTCATTTTTTGTTAAGTGGGGACCCGTGTGCGACCATAAACCCATCCTTCATGCAGGACGAAGACCTCACTTATCTGCACCGTACGCCTGATACTTCCCCCAGCGTAGGGCCCTGCGTCtatttcccctttatttcctcatctggCGCATGCCTTGTCCTAAAGAAAAAATCAGCGAGGGGTTCGTCCCAAGTCTCCGAGGTCCTCATTTAAAGTTCAGTCATGGCCAATAAAACACCGTATTTGGGGGTTTCATTTATGCTCTTCTTTTGTCTCCTACTTTGTTATTGTAGTTACAGATGTTCTTTTCAAAGAAGACTCCCCCTCCTGAAGATATAAATTCCCATCAGTGTGTCATGGCCAACGTTTCAATacactgaagaaaaattattcaaaatctcAGAACGACATTCTAGATGCTAACTTCTAGCATAGCCATGGGACACGGTCCAGATGATTAGCTCTAAAGGATGagaaattttcaaatacaaaatatgCTCAGTCAAACAAATTCTTATCAAATCTGTTCCACTCCGAGGCTGACCTGCACTCAGGAAGGACTCTGAACTTTCTGTGTCGGTGGTGAAATTCAGTGACAGCCTATAACTCAGCCCATCCAAAATAGTCTAGGAAGTAAATACATTGGTCTTGTAACCCACCTCACGCCCCGCCCCCATTTCTTCCCACATGCAGCTGGGGGAGCCCGGCCTGGCAGAGCGTGAAATATCTGCCCAAGGAGGGTGACGCCACTGCTGGATCGAGGCTTTCCATTAGCAGGCCTTCCTCTCCTCTGAGAACAGGTATTGACACGTACCTATGGGCTGAAACTTTAAACTAAACCGGGTATACCAGCTGTCCTCGAGCTTCTTCAGGGCTTCGTTGTCGTGCAGCGGAAACACCTGGACCACGATGCCAGACGTGAGCAGTCTTCTCACTGCAGGGGGAGAACGTGCCAGAGTATGTGAAATGCACTGCGGCGGCCGGCGACGCTCTCCGTCAGGCACTACGAAGgcctccggggggggggggggggggaggcgccCCCCAAAGTCCGCTCTCGCTCTCACACCGCCTGCTCCACAGGGGCGCACGTGCTCCGCTCTCCAGAACGTCAGTGATCGCCACTGCTTTCTTTGACTACGAAAGCGATGCTCGTCAGTAAGAAACTTTAAACCATGCGGAAATGTGCAAATTAGAATTATTCTCTCCCCAAAATAACCACTGTAAACAGCAATTTAGTGTATAACCAGTTCCAAAATAtacattcataaatatatataatttatgatgGGATAATTTCGTATGCATTGTTCTGTAATCTTTTCTTATGTAGTAACACAATGAATCTGTCCGTGCCAATATATTATGAATAGAACATGAAATGTCCTTTTTAACAGTGTCATAATATTCCCTTGTATGAAATGCTATAGTTTAATTCTCTAGTgaaaaatgtgtttcctttttttgctattataaataatgttaaaacTCTTGTCTACAAACCCTTTCCCACCTATCTACTATTTCTTGTTGAATATACTTAAAAGTAGAATTGTTAGGTCCAAGAGTATATGTATTTAAGATTTGGACACATATTATAAAACTGCCCCTAGGAAAACTTTACCCATCTACCCTCCCAGTACACTGAAAGGAAGAGAATGGTTTCATTCCTTTCATTCTAGATACTGAGTATTTTCCATCattttcaccttttccactctGACAGCAAAGGCTACAAACATCAAATATCAAAATCCAACCAAATAAAGACTTCCTACTTTGAGCAGTCATTTGGCAACTATGATTTTAACACGCACGCACACATCTGAAAGAGGCCAAGTAATGTAGCCAAAGACAACATCCCCTAGTCATGACGAATGAAGCGAAGCATTCTCCCGTCTGTACCACTGGGTCGGCCTCTAGGAGGGAGCGTGTTTGGGAGACATGCAGACCATGCATGCAGAGCCTTGTTCCACGTTTGCGGAGATGGAGCACCTCCCACACGAGTTCCTAGTACCGCCTCCTACCAAAGATTATGGCGGCTGGTGAGAGGGAATCAGCATCAAGAAAGGATGCTTTGCTGGTTTCATCCACTGATCCGCTTGGAGGCTCTCTGAGGTTAACCAGCTCAACTCTTATCTCCTATCTGCCCAGTCACCAAAGATAGGTGGCCAGAAGATCAGTTAACAGGCCCCTCAATGAGGAACAGCAAATACACGTCTGCAGCACTGGTGGGGGGGACCACGAGTTCAGTTTTCAGGGTAGAAACACTACAAGGTAGAACAAAGAGCACAGTGTTCTCAGCACAGACGCCCTATCACAAAATCCTCAGAGTAGTTTAAAAGTAAACCTAACttcttagaaattttttttaaatgataataaaaaggaGGTATCTGATACTAGCAATAAGAAAAAGTCTGGGTCTAATAAATTTCTTAATATATGGTTCTAATAAATTTCTTAACATACAGTTCTTCTTACAATTATATCTCATGTAAGCTACACAGAAAGAAGTTTTTAGAAACTAGGATCGTGATGAAATCCTCAATGATTGGAGAATGTATATGGTTTAAGTTAAATCAGTCTGTAGTGCTATCAAGtccatttttaagtatttttattctcAAGTGTTCCTGTAGATTCTTTTCTTAGTTAATCTGAGAATTCGATCACCCACAACTGGTCTGATTCTCCTCTCATACTTGGGGACGCAATGGCTATAGTCTATTCTTTCCTCCTGTTGCTAGCCTTTTCAATTAGTACATCAAGTTTTTTAACTTTGAACTGATCTACAGCacctaaattattattttactatttctaacttcttttttaaagaacagctCCATTCTACTGTAGAAGACTTTCCAGGCAGACATAGAAACCAGCTTGAATACTTCTAAAAATAGGAACTGTGAAGAGAATATAAAACCACTGGTCCTAAATTACTGGGCTTCTCTTCACCATCAACGGGAAAAGCATGGTTCTGGTTTCAGCTTCTAAAAATAGAGGgtttgttttgtggggtttttttttttaaatccttcaacCTCTGATGTCAGCTAAGAATGTAATTAACATGAGCCTTACCTTCAAAGGAAAATATGAGGCTGTTCAGTCCTATTTAAAGAAAGGAACAACTTACACCAAGATTCCTTCCTTCAAGAATGCTGAATGATTTCTTATCAGGTACCAAGGTTATTCCTGTTACAGCCATTTAACAAGCAGCTATACATACCAAAACCTAATTTAAGGGGACCTATGAGTAACCTGGCTTAGAGCTGAACCCTCCAACTTAAATAATGTAATAACAACACTAACAGAGTACTGCTTCTGTCTGTGGCTAATGTGATGCCttcacttcaaaaataaaaacaaaactctctCCTTGAACTCCTGTCTTTGTGCAACAGGGAGGGGCGGGTCATAGGGCCTTGAACCAAGCCCAGCAAAGGGGCAAGGAACACGCAGGGCGCCACAGGGAGAGAAGGCTCGTGCGGCCCCCCCAGGCCTGTCCGACTCCAGCGTCTTCACGTGAACAGAACACTTTTGTCTTAATAGGGAAAAACTGCTTCTTGGGGATGTGTTTTCAAAACACATCTTTGTATTCCTGTATTATTTTCATCCCTGCTTAAtctaaaaactgtaaaaatgtaTGTAGCCATAGTATACATGTATgtgcttgtgtatgtgtgtgtgtgtgtgtgtatgccgtACCCAGGAAGAGcatgcatataaaaatacatcaaGAGCTTAATCTTCTTAGGTACAGTCTGCTACATATTTACTTGAAATCTACTCTAATGTTCTTATAAGcacaattaataattttaaaagactgattATACCTGACACTGCATTTGTATATAGAATACGTTCAGAGGAAATCACCATGATATTCTAAAAGAATAACAATATAGTAGCATACCTAGTATGAGATGTGCCATTTGCCATCAATCATCGGAGATATTCTGAGACAGAGCTGTGGCCTAAAGAACACCCCTGAGGATACAGTTAACATGTAAGTTCTTGGCTCCTTTCACTCCTCTTTCTAAAGAAAATCTTGCATTCAGTTACTTGCACGACTATCAGCTACGAGGAGTCGATGGGAGAAGGCAGAGCTGGAGAGTCGGAAGAGACCTCAGCTCACGCAGCAGACCACAGAGGGCATGCCCACCTAGATGAACACTCACAGCTGAGACACGCGCAGCCCGGTTCCAGGTCTCCGGTGCTGCCATCTGACGGGAACCGCCAAACTGCCGCACAATCACACTCACGAGGACACACGCGATACCTACTTAGTGAGAGCTTTCTACCAGGATGCAACGTTACGGCGAGCGAAGTCCTAACCACTGCGTGCAAAACGAGAATCGAATCGAACCGAAGACAACGGGGAGTGTTCCTCATGAAAGCCCTGGGCAGCTCCCAAAGCGCTGGGGGGGATCACACGGAAGGAGTTGCAACCTCTCCCTGCCATCAGCTTCAGAGAAGAGGCCGCCCCAGGGGGTGGCTCCCACAAAACTCAAAAGGTGAAAATAGGCTTTTCCACTTACTGCTCTGGATTAAACTTAATGAAAATCTAGGACTTTATGTTACTCTAAGTTTTATTATTTGTGCTCTGAAAATAGTTCACAGTTTATAATTATGCATATGCCATTTCTTCTTcaacaaattattattataaaataatataatcattatttgtttattatctaaacaaatatataatttgaacCCGCTGAGTGCTGGGAGACCCTGATGACAAGAAGGAGCGAACCGTGGAGGACGAATCTATCGATCTAAAACACGCAATCTAAGGGAGCTCTAAAGGCAAAAGATGTGTTCGTGAAAAAATAAGTTATTGTAAAGTTGTGTACGTTTCTcagtaagaggaaaaaaagtaaagcctCAGTAAGGTGTTATTTACGtctactaagaaaaataaatcgcATTAGAATGTATATTCATGAGGCTGGTGGACATCATCACTTACATAACGATTTTCCTGGGTACAACTTTGCCTGGGGGTAACCAGGGATCATTTTTTCATCTCTGGCTCGAAGATTTTCAAGTTCATGTTTGATAATGAATTGACATTCTGCCATTGTGAGAAAATCATCATTgttatctaaaataaaacaaaacatttccacTTATTTTCTCAGTAATAGCCAAACTAAAGTTAATAATATTCAAATAACCTGGGGTTATGGAAATAATGATATACACAGTAATTAACATAAGGAGTAAGCAAAGTATAAAACTGGTAAATTTAACAGAACGTAAAGCTCCTTAGATATTTTATAAGAGTAAAAATATTCTGTTATGTCTTTACATAATACAATTCTTCAATCGTTGTATGACTTATTATATAATTTGGTCCAAACATCCAATGGCAGACACCTGCTTGATCTCATTAATATCAATGAGCAGAGGGCGGTGTGGTCTCCAACTCTAACAATTTGTAACTAGGAACGGAATGGAAGTGGGCCTATGTGGAAATCTCCTTCAAACTCGCAAGCCCAGGCCATTCCCTTCTGGAGTCAAACATTCCTCCCATAAACAAGGGAGAACAAAGTCTgagaagaaaacagtatttttgacaGGTGACTCCTCATAAATGAGGTGAATTTCACCTTAATCATTTCTACACTACAATAAAAAAAGTCCGCAGTGAGTGAGTCTGAAGAAGCTTAATCACATCGTCTAACTCTGAGTGCCCTGAAGGGGCCATTCAGGAGAATCAAGCCAAATATAAACTCCCACTCTGGTTTCAGGGCCCCCCAGCTGCCCAGTTCTTCCAGAGACCATTCTCTCCCGAAATCCCTTTGGAGACCAGGAGAGAACCAGTCACCTGCCAGGACACGGGGATTCCAGGGTACTGAGCTACCACTCTACTTCTTATAACATTTTTCCACATAAAACCAGTGGCTATCCACCATTCTAAGAATTACAATAGAGtaatttaagtaaattatatGTCATCCTAATTTATGTTCATCTATTCTGGGGGTGGCAAAGCAAGGCCCTTGGGCCCAATCTGGCCCACCACCTGGTTTTCTAAGGAAAACTGTAGCGGAACACAGCTTCGCCCGAGCATTCTTAGGTCTGAGGCTGCTGTTGCTTTACGATGGCAGTGTCCGATAACTGGGAGCGAGTATATGGCCCGCACGGCCTCCGACATTGACTGTCTGCCTGTTTGCCCTTTATACTGAAAAAGTGCACCGACCTCTGACCTAGTCCTCAAAAACTTCACTTCGCTGAATGGATTCCGCCGGTAGCACCCTGGGACTCACCGTCAAAACCCTTGAAGTTGTGCCGGGTTCCGTAGGTGAAGGCCCTCATGGTGTTGTCGTGGCACTCCTTCACCAGCCCCACCGCCTCCGCCCCCAGCAGCAATCTAATACTGGAGGCGCCCACGAGGTATAAGTTCTGGTTTTCCGCCGTTCCTTTCTCGTATTTATTTAGCAGCGGTCTGAACAACAGCTGGGCACCTTCGGAAACAACAGGCAAGCACAATCTTAGAAAGAGACAAACATGGAAGTTTCAGAAATGAAAGCCTTCTAAGTAGGTATTATGGCTCTAGCTTGGTAGAAAGAACTTAGATTATATTAGCAATTCAAATCCATCTTCCAAATGAACAGGAAATACAAGTAAGTTGGGGATTCTTGAAATAAAAGCCCAAACTGGAAAATACAGTAAGTGGCTTGCCAGTTACTCAAATTTGAAGTAGATATGAGACAAGAATTCGATATTGATTGGTTCTGGGTATTGATTTGCACTAAGTATGCAGGGTAAGAATATAGTTTCTAATTTACATTGAACTATAACAGATTGTGTGAATGTTAATAAATAAAGAGCCATATAATTTCCACTGATTTCCCCCATAAGTATCTACATTCAATTAGGTTTAATGATAGTTTTCTTAAATAGGTTTCCAAATGTTAAGAGTAGACGTtaaggtcctggctggtgtggctcagtggattgagtgctggcctgcaaaccagaaggtcgccagttcgattcccagtcagggcacatgcctggtttgcaggccaggtccccagttgagggggcatgagaggcaactgattgatgtatctcttgcacatcagtgttactcttcctctcttccttcctcccttccgctctcaaaaaataaataaataaaataatttttaaaaagatagatgtTAAGATTTGATCTTGTATATATAACTATTACCTAAAAGATTAtggtaaacatatttttttctaatttcttacttCTACCCATATCAAACTTTTTAAGGTATTTCTTTACTATTTGCCCTCTAGAGAAGATTGACAGGAATTCTGAAATACTAATCAGATGGTAACAGGATAATGAGCAATATCTATATTTCATTTAGGAAATGGATTAATATCAATATATTAagattaatgtattattttaggtAATTTATAATGGAGGTATTACAgactttaataaaaaatcaattagaGATATATTCaatttacaaaaaatacaaatggctcATAAACAGAAAATCCTTAGCCTCATTCATATTTAGGTAAATGCAAAAGTGACACCAACACGCTATTTTTCACTTTGCATGGAGCCCCAGGCCAAAAACCCAGGCATCTGACCTTCTCGGGAGAACAATAAGCAGAGCCTTTTGCCAGGTAGTACAACAGGGAAGGGATATGAGGATCTACTTATTTCTTAAAACAGAGCTCAGCCAATTCTGTTTCTCCCCGGTTACCACCTTCATTACCAACTCCGCGGCCCTTCGTGTTCCTGCTAACGCCACACGATGAGCAGAGAGGCAGCCTGGGCGTGTCCGGTAGCCTCTCGCTCTAAGACACAACAAACGTTCTCACGTCACAGGACTTTTAAAGGACTTCTCACATCCCAGTCCAGTGAAACACATCAGATGTCAGCCAGCGGGtactgttatttttaagtttatctgTGGTTCAGTTATTTGAGAAAAGGTTTTGATTGAAggtttaatttttacaaaagcaTTTCAGTTTATGCTCacgatctttttttaaaagaagtatttaaGCTCTGTGTGAC from Desmodus rotundus isolate HL8 chromosome 8, HLdesRot8A.1, whole genome shotgun sequence encodes:
- the ANO10 gene encoding anoctamin-10 isoform X2, which gives rise to MTGAGRLPKMKVTLSTLDTCESSFTPLAVIELARDVKEETKEWLKNRIVTKKKDGGAQLLFRPLLNKYEKGTAENQNLYLVGASSIRLLLGAEAVGLVKECHDNTMRAFTYGTRHNFKGFDDNNDDFLTMAECQFIIKHELENLRARDEKMIPGYPQAKLYPGKSLLRRLLTSGIVVQVFPLHDNEALKKLEDSWYTRFSLKFQPIDSIRGYFGETIALYFGFLEYFTFALIPMAVIGLPYYMFVWEDYDKYVIFASFNLIWSTVILEVWKRGCANMTYRWGTLVMKRQFEEPRPGYHGVLGINAVTGREEPLYPSYKRQLRIYLVSLPFVCLCLYFSLYIMMIYFDMETWALDLHENSGSEWTSVLLYVPSIIYAIVIEVMNRLYRYAAEFLTSWENHRLESAYQNHLILKVLVFNFLNCFASLFYIAFVLRDMKLLRQSLATLLITSQILNQVMEALLPYWLQRKHHVQVKKKVQALKADIDATLYEQVVLEKEMGTYLGTFDDYLELFLQFGYVSLFSCVYPLAAAFAVLNNFTEVNSDALKMCRVFKRPFAEPSASIGVWQLAFETMSVISVVTNCALIGMSPQVNALFPESKADLVLIVVAVEHALLAFKFILAFAIPDKPRHIQMKLARLEFESLEALKQQNEREQESVGRNSRKCQEAESSSQ
- the ANO10 gene encoding anoctamin-10 isoform X3; translated protein: MKVTLSTLDTCESSFTPLAVIELARDVKEETKEWLKNRIVTKKKDGGAQLLFRPLLNKYEKGTAENQNLYLVGASSIRLLLGAEAVGLVKECHDNTMRAFTYGTRHNFKGFDDNNDDFLTMAECQFIIKHELENLRARDEKMIPGYPQAKLYPGKSLLRRLLTSGIVVQVFPLHDNEALKKLEDSWYTRFSLKFQPIDSIRGYFGETIALYFGFLEYFTFALIPMAVIGLPYYMFVWEDYDKYVIFASFNLIWSTVILEVWKRGCANMTYRWGTLVMKRQFEEPRPGYHGVLGINAVTGREEPLYPSYKRQLRIYLVSLPFVCLCLYFSLYIMMIYFDMETWALDLHENSGSEWTSVLLYVPSIIYAIVIEVMNRLYRYAAEFLTSWENHRLESAYQNHLILKVLVFNFLNCFASLFYIAFVLRDMKLLRQSLATLLITSQILNQVMEALLPYWLQRKHHVQVKKKVQALKADIDATLYEQVVLEKEMGTYLGTFDDYLELFLQFGYVSLFSCVYPLAAAFAVLNNFTEVNSDALKMCRVFKRPFAEPSASIGVWQLAFETMSVISVVTNCALIGMSPQVNALFPESKADLVLIVVAVEHALLAFKFILAFAIPDKPRHIQMKLARLEFESLEALKQQQMKLVAENLKEDVQDGGGKGTAT
- the ANO10 gene encoding anoctamin-10 isoform X5, producing MTGAGRLPKMKVTLSTLDTCESSFTPLAVIELARDVKEETKEWLKNRIVTKKKDGGAQLLFRPLLNKYEKGTAENQNLYLVGASSIRLLLGAEAVGLVKECHDNTMRAFTYGTRHNFKGFDDNNDDFLTMAECQFIIKHELENLRARDEKMIPGYPQAKLYPGKSLLRRLLTSGIVVQVFPLHDNEALKKLEDSWYTRFSLKFQPIDSIRGYFGETIALYFGFLEYFTFALIPMAVIGLPYYMFVWEDYDKYVIFASFNLIWSTVILEVWKRGCANMTYRWGTLVMKRQFEEPRPGYHGVLGINAVTGREEPLYPSYKRQLRIYLVSLPFVCLCLYFSLYIMMIYFDMETWALDLHENSGSEWTSVLLYVPSIIYAIVIEVMNRLYRYAAEFLTSWENHRLESAYQNHLILKVLVFNFLNCFASLFYIAFVLRDMKLLRQSLATLLITSQILNQVMEALLPYWLQRKHHVQVKKKVQALKADIDATLYEQVVLEKEMGTYLGTFDDYLELFLQFGYVSLFSCVYPLAAAFAVLNNFTEVNSDALKMCRVFKRPFAEPSASIGVWQLAFETMSVISVVTNCALIGMSPQVNALFPESKADLVLIVVAVEHALLAFKFILAFAIPDKPRHIQMKLARLEFESLEALKQQM
- the ANO10 gene encoding anoctamin-10 isoform X4, translated to MTGAGRLPKMKVTLSTLDTCESSFTPLAVIELARDVKEETKEWLKNRIVTKKKDGGAQLLFRPLLNKYEKGTAENQNLYLVGASSIRLLLGAEAVGLVKECHDNTMRAFTYGTRHNFKGFDDNNDDFLTMAECQFIIKHELENLRARDEKMIPGYPQAKLYPGKSLLRRLLTSGIVVQVFPLHDNEALKKLEDSWYTRFSLKFQPIDSIRGYFGETIALYFGFLEYFTFALIPMAVIGLPYYMFVWEDYDKYVIFASFNLIWSTVILEVWKRGCANMTYRWGTLVMKRQFEEPRPGYHGVLGINAVTGREEPLYPSYKRQLRIYLVSLPFVCLCLYFSLYIMMIYFDMETWALDLHENSGSEWTSVLLYVPSIIYAIVIEVMNRLYRYAAEFLTSWENHRLESAYQNHLILKVLVFNFLNCFASLFYIAFVLRDMKLLRQSLATLLITSQILNQVMEALLPYWLQRKHHVQVKKKVQALKADIDATLYEQVVLEKEMGTYLGTFDDYLELFLQFGYVSLFSCVYPLAAAFAVLNNFTEVNSDALKMCRVFKRPFAEPSASIGVWQLAFETMSVISVVTNCALIGMSPQVNALFPESKADLVLIVVAVEHALLAFKFILAFAIPDKPRHIQMKLARLEFESLEALKQQATERNET